From one Fusobacterium simiae genomic stretch:
- the tyrS gene encoding tyrosine--tRNA ligase yields MANVYDVLKERGYLKQLTHEEEIREILGKEKVTFYIGFDPTADSLHVGHFIAMMFMAHMQQHGHRPIALAGGGTGMIGDPSGRTDMRTMMTVEMIDHNVECIKKQMQKFIDFSNGKAILDNNANWLRELNYVEFIRDIGEYFSVNKMLAAECYKSRMENGLSFLEFNYMIMQAYDFYVLNKKYNCTMQLGGDDQWSNMIAGVELLRRKDRKQAYAMTCTLLTNSEGKKMGKTAKGALWLDPKKTTPYEFYQYWRNIDDQDVEKCLALLTFIPMDEVRRLGALKDAEINEAKKILAYEVTKIIHGEEEATKAKEATEALFGSGNNLDNVPKIEVTDEDFSKELLDILVEKKILKTKSEGRRLIEQNGMSLNDEKITDVKLILNNDTLGLLKLGKKKFYNIVKK; encoded by the coding sequence TAAAACAGCTTACACATGAAGAAGAAATTAGAGAAATCTTAGGGAAAGAAAAAGTTACTTTCTATATAGGATTTGACCCAACAGCAGATAGCTTACATGTTGGACACTTTATTGCAATGATGTTTATGGCACACATGCAACAACATGGGCACAGACCAATAGCCTTAGCAGGTGGTGGAACAGGAATGATAGGGGATCCAAGTGGTAGAACAGATATGAGAACTATGATGACTGTTGAGATGATAGACCACAATGTTGAATGTATAAAAAAACAAATGCAAAAATTTATAGACTTTTCCAATGGTAAAGCTATACTTGATAACAATGCTAATTGGCTTAGAGAATTAAACTATGTTGAATTTATAAGAGATATAGGGGAATATTTTTCAGTAAATAAAATGCTTGCAGCAGAATGTTATAAATCGAGAATGGAAAATGGATTGTCTTTCTTAGAATTTAACTATATGATAATGCAGGCTTATGATTTTTATGTTTTAAATAAGAAATATAACTGTACTATGCAATTAGGTGGAGATGACCAATGGTCAAATATGATAGCAGGTGTTGAGCTATTAAGAAGAAAAGATAGAAAACAAGCCTATGCTATGACTTGCACTTTACTAACTAACAGTGAAGGAAAGAAAATGGGAAAAACTGCTAAAGGAGCATTGTGGTTAGACCCTAAAAAGACTACTCCTTATGAATTTTACCAATACTGGAGAAATATTGATGACCAAGATGTAGAAAAGTGTTTGGCACTTTTAACTTTTATTCCTATGGATGAAGTTAGAAGACTTGGTGCATTAAAAGATGCAGAAATAAATGAAGCTAAAAAGATTCTAGCTTATGAAGTAACAAAGATTATCCACGGAGAAGAAGAGGCTACAAAAGCTAAAGAAGCTACAGAAGCCTTATTTGGAAGTGGTAATAATTTAGATAATGTTCCTAAAATTGAAGTAACTGATGAAGATTTTTCAAAAGAATTATTAGATATTTTAGTTGAAAAAAAGATATTAAAAACTAAAAGTGAAGGAAGAAGACTTATAGAACAAAATGGAATGTCTTTAAATGATGAGAAGATTACAGATGTTAAGCTCATTTTAAATAATGATACTTTAGGACTTTTGAAATTAGGTAAAAAGAAATTCTATAATATTGTTAAAAAATAA
- a CDS encoding GNAT family N-acetyltransferase, whose protein sequence is MEIEIREIEIEDYKELLDFMKKVKGETNFLLGYPDEMKLSYEDEKELIKKIKNSETSNHFVAMKSNKMIGCVSFNGNTARKMKHYGTIGISILKEYLGKGIATSLLEKLICWAKEKGIKKINLDVFENNKRAIKLYEKFGFKLEGCIEDGIYDGENYINLLIYGLKID, encoded by the coding sequence ATGGAAATAGAAATAAGAGAAATTGAAATAGAAGACTATAAAGAACTCTTAGATTTTATGAAAAAGGTTAAAGGAGAAACTAATTTTTTGCTTGGCTATCCTGATGAAATGAAATTGAGTTATGAGGATGAAAAAGAACTTATAAAAAAAATTAAGAATTCAGAAACAAGTAATCATTTTGTAGCAATGAAAAGTAATAAAATGATAGGCTGTGTTAGTTTTAATGGGAATACTGCAAGGAAAATGAAACACTATGGAACTATTGGAATTTCTATTTTAAAAGAATATTTGGGAAAAGGAATAGCAACATCACTATTAGAAAAATTAATATGTTGGGCTAAGGAAAAAGGAATAAAAAAGATTAATTTAGATGTTTTTGAAAATAATAAAAGGGCAATAAAACTATATGAAAAATTTGGTTTTAAGTTAGAAGGTTGTATAGAAGATGGTATTTATGATGGAGAGAATTATATAAACTTATTGATATATGGATTGAAAATTGATTAA
- a CDS encoding GNAT family N-acetyltransferase: MSKFKLRNMKEDDIEIIYKNLHLDFVNKYFKNEKEQQKIHKNHNEWYKIHISSFDYSIYVFEDEKNNFVAMASYEILTDTAKVKIYLNKYFRNKGYSQEILSKSIDKFLQDNKEVKYLQAYILEENIASKKIFENAGFNYNNEKEICNDGLEYQIFIKKLQ; the protein is encoded by the coding sequence TTGTCCAAGTTCAAATTAAGAAATATGAAGGAAGATGATATTGAGATTATTTACAAAAATTTACATTTAGATTTTGTAAACAAATATTTTAAAAATGAGAAAGAACAACAAAAAATACATAAAAATCATAATGAATGGTATAAAATTCATATATCTTCTTTTGATTATTCAATTTATGTATTTGAAGATGAGAAAAATAATTTTGTAGCAATGGCAAGTTATGAAATTCTAACAGATACAGCTAAAGTAAAAATTTATTTGAACAAATATTTTAGAAATAAAGGATATTCACAAGAAATTCTATCTAAAAGCATAGACAAATTTTTGCAAGATAATAAGGAAGTAAAATATCTTCAAGCATATATATTAGAAGAAAATATTGCCTCAAAAAAGATTTTTGAAAATGCAGGCTTTAACTATAATAATGAAAAAGAAATTTGTAATGATGGATTAGAATATCAAATATTTATTAAAAAACTACAATAA
- the nth gene encoding endonuclease III produces the protein MTKKEKVKKILEELEKKFGEPKCALDFKTPFELLVAVILSAQCTDKRVNIVTDEMFKHVNTPQDFANMELEEIENYIKSTGFFRNKAKNIKKCSQQLLEKYNGEVPQDMDKLTELAGVGRKTANVVRGEVWGLADGITVDTHVKRLTNLIGLVDSEDPTKIELELMKIVPKKSWINFSHYLILHGRVTCIARRPRCSECEISKYCNYGVKKLSE, from the coding sequence ATGACAAAAAAAGAAAAAGTAAAAAAAATATTAGAAGAATTGGAAAAGAAATTTGGAGAACCTAAATGTGCTTTGGATTTCAAAACTCCTTTTGAGCTTTTGGTAGCAGTTATACTTTCAGCACAATGTACTGATAAAAGAGTAAATATAGTTACAGATGAAATGTTTAAGCATGTAAATACTCCACAAGATTTTGCTAATATGGAATTAGAAGAAATTGAAAACTATATAAAAAGTACAGGCTTTTTTAGAAATAAAGCCAAAAATATAAAAAAATGTAGTCAACAGTTATTAGAAAAATATAATGGAGAAGTTCCACAGGATATGGATAAACTTACAGAGTTAGCAGGAGTTGGAAGAAAAACTGCTAATGTTGTAAGAGGGGAAGTCTGGGGACTAGCAGATGGAATAACTGTTGACACACATGTAAAAAGACTTACAAACTTAATAGGACTTGTAGATAGTGAAGACCCAACAAAAATTGAATTGGAACTTATGAAAATTGTCCCAAAAAAATCTTGGATAAATTTTTCTCACTATCTTATTTTACATGGAAGAGTAACCTGCATTGCAAGGAGACCAAGATGTTCAGAGTGTGAAATCTCTAAGTATTGTAATTATGGTGTAAAAAAATTATCTGAATGA
- the nifS gene encoding cysteine desulfurase NifS has protein sequence MKVYLDNNATTKVDEEVLKAMMPYFSEYYGNPFSLHLFGAETGKAVTEARQTIADILKAKPNEIIFTASGSEADNLAIRGIAKAYKHRGKHIITSTIEHPAVKNTFIDLMEDGFEVTMVPVDENGVMIMDEFKKALREDTILVSVMHANNEVGTFQPIEEIAKITKERKIIFHVDAVQTMGKVEIYPEKMGIDLLSFSGHKFHAPKGIGVLYKRDGVRLARIITGGNQEGKRRPGTSNVPYIVGLAKALQMAVTNMKEVWDKEEKLRDYFEDEVSKRIPEIKINGKGAKRLPGTSSITFKYLEGESMLLNLSLKGIAVSSGSACSSDSLQPSHVLLAMGIPAEFAHGTLRFSLSKYTTKEEIDYTIESLVEIIEKLRDLSPLWKTFKDNKLTNIASF, from the coding sequence ATGAAAGTATATTTAGATAATAATGCAACAACAAAAGTTGATGAAGAAGTTTTAAAAGCGATGATGCCATATTTTTCAGAATATTATGGCAATCCATTTAGCTTACATTTATTTGGAGCAGAAACAGGGAAAGCAGTTACAGAAGCGAGACAAACTATTGCTGATATTTTAAAGGCTAAACCTAATGAAATAATTTTTACAGCTTCAGGAAGTGAAGCAGATAATTTGGCAATAAGAGGAATAGCTAAGGCATATAAACATAGAGGAAAACATATTATAACATCTACAATAGAGCACCCAGCAGTAAAAAACACTTTTATAGATTTAATGGAAGATGGTTTTGAAGTTACAATGGTGCCAGTTGATGAAAATGGTGTTATGATAATGGATGAATTTAAGAAAGCATTGAGAGAAGACACTATTCTTGTAAGTGTTATGCATGCAAACAATGAAGTGGGAACATTTCAACCAATAGAAGAAATTGCAAAAATCACTAAAGAAAGAAAAATAATATTCCATGTTGATGCAGTTCAAACTATGGGAAAAGTTGAAATATATCCAGAAAAAATGGGAATAGATTTATTATCTTTTTCAGGTCATAAGTTCCATGCACCAAAAGGAATAGGAGTTTTATATAAAAGAGATGGAGTTCGTTTAGCAAGGATAATAACTGGTGGTAATCAAGAAGGGAAAAGAAGACCAGGAACTTCAAATGTTCCATATATAGTTGGCTTAGCTAAAGCACTTCAAATGGCAGTAACAAATATGAAGGAAGTATGGGATAAAGAAGAAAAGTTGAGAGATTATTTTGAAGATGAAGTTTCAAAAAGAATACCTGAAATAAAAATAAATGGAAAAGGAGCAAAAAGATTACCAGGTACTTCAAGTATTACTTTTAAATACTTAGAAGGGGAATCAATGCTTTTAAACCTAAGTTTAAAAGGAATTGCAGTAAGTTCAGGTTCAGCATGTTCGTCTGATAGCTTACAACCATCACATGTTTTATTAGCTATGGGAATACCTGCTGAGTTTGCACATGGAACATTAAGATTTTCTTTAAGTAAATATACTACAAAAGAAGAAATAGACTATACTATTGAAAGTTTAGTTGAAATAATAGAAAAGTTAAGAGATTTATCACCATTGTGGAAGACTTTTAAAGATAATAAGTTGACGAATATAGCAAGTTTTTAA
- the nifU gene encoding Fe-S cluster assembly scaffold protein NifU produces the protein MQYTEKVMQHFMHPHNVGVIENPDGYGKVGNPSCGDIMEIFIKVEDNIIKDVKFRTFGCASAIASSSISTDMIIGKTVDEALKLTNKQVVDELGGLPAVKMHCSVLAEEAIKMAIEDYISKRDGKKAQ, from the coding sequence ATGCAATATACAGAAAAAGTTATGCAACATTTTATGCATCCTCATAATGTAGGGGTAATAGAAAATCCAGATGGATATGGAAAAGTTGGAAATCCATCTTGTGGAGATATAATGGAAATTTTTATTAAGGTTGAAGATAATATTATTAAAGATGTAAAATTTAGAACATTTGGTTGTGCATCAGCTATTGCAAGTTCTTCAATTTCAACTGATATGATTATAGGAAAAACAGTTGATGAAGCTTTAAAACTTACTAACAAACAAGTTGTTGATGAATTAGGTGGATTGCCAGCTGTTAAAATGCACTGTTCAGTTTTGGCAGAAGAAGCTATTAAAATGGCAATAGAAGATTATATTTCAAAAAGAGATGGAAAAAAAGCTCAATAA
- a CDS encoding D-alanyl-D-alanine carboxypeptidase family protein, giving the protein MYKKFKKIFLVISILGMLFTNSYSNEVREVQLIDDFSAELLGENTNQEPVVPKPPEQQQTQEITEDKNVGEEQTEEQEDKVIENKDENKQEEETINSDESSYKQDEVKKELTDTIKKAIEEKEKIKEKKVEDKNLAIEESEDSNKDKQKYEMIKYYSADGVEWELPDNFRSVVVGDTNGNIIFAKDADTMYPLASVTKMMSLMVTFDEINAGNISLNDSVRISKIPLKYGGSGIPLKAGQIFVLEDLIKASAVYSANNATYAIAEYVGKGSVFSFVAKMNRKLKDYGLQNEIKYHTPAGLPTRVTKQPMDEGTARGIYKLSIEALKYKKYIEIAGIKSTKIHNGKISIRNRNHLIGENGVYGIKTGFHKEAKYNIAVASKFEGTDVIIVVLGGETYKTRDNLILTVLDILNNNYTVKNGLIKRK; this is encoded by the coding sequence ATGTATAAGAAATTCAAAAAAATATTTTTAGTTATCTCAATTTTAGGAATGTTGTTTACTAACAGTTATTCTAATGAGGTTAGAGAAGTTCAATTGATAGATGATTTTTCAGCAGAACTTTTAGGAGAGAATACAAACCAAGAGCCAGTAGTTCCAAAACCACCAGAACAACAACAAACACAAGAGATTACAGAAGATAAAAATGTTGGTGAAGAACAAACAGAGGAACAAGAAGATAAAGTTATAGAGAATAAAGATGAGAATAAGCAAGAAGAAGAAACTATAAATAGTGATGAAAGCAGTTATAAACAGGATGAGGTAAAAAAAGAGCTTACTGATACAATAAAAAAAGCTATTGAAGAAAAAGAAAAGATTAAAGAAAAAAAAGTAGAAGATAAGAATTTAGCAATTGAAGAATCAGAAGATTCGAATAAAGACAAACAAAAATATGAAATGATAAAATACTATTCTGCTGACGGGGTGGAATGGGAGCTACCAGATAATTTTAGATCAGTTGTAGTTGGAGATACAAATGGGAATATAATATTTGCAAAAGATGCTGATACAATGTACCCACTTGCCTCTGTGACAAAGATGATGTCTCTGATGGTAACATTTGATGAAATAAATGCAGGAAATATTTCTTTAAATGACAGTGTAAGAATAAGCAAAATTCCTTTAAAATATGGAGGAAGTGGAATTCCATTAAAAGCAGGACAGATATTTGTTTTAGAAGATTTAATAAAAGCTTCAGCTGTGTACTCTGCTAATAATGCAACTTATGCAATAGCTGAATATGTTGGAAAGGGTAGTGTGTTTAGCTTTGTTGCTAAAATGAATAGAAAATTGAAAGATTATGGCTTACAAAATGAAATAAAATATCATACTCCTGCTGGCTTACCAACAAGAGTTACAAAACAACCTATGGATGAAGGAACTGCAAGAGGAATATATAAACTGTCAATAGAAGCATTAAAATATAAGAAATATATTGAAATTGCAGGAATAAAATCTACAAAAATTCATAATGGTAAGATATCCATAAGAAATAGAAATCATTTAATTGGGGAAAATGGAGTATATGGAATAAAAACAGGTTTCCATAAGGAAGCAAAATATAATATAGCTGTGGCAAGTAAATTTGAAGGAACAGATGTGATTATAGTTGTTTTAGGAGGAGAAACATATAAGACAAGAGATAATCTTATACTCACTGTTTTAGATATTTTAAATAATAATTATACAGTAAAAAATGGATTGATAAAAAGAAAATAA
- a CDS encoding carboxypeptidase M32, whose translation MRKKFRELVKKKNRIFANLELLQWDLETKTPIKSRPYLSELVGELSMQEYNLFTSDEFINLVEALNKEKENLTEIEKKEIELSMEEIEKKKKIPADEYEAYAKLTSINQGIWEEAKAKNDFSIIRDGLEKVFYYNKKFAEYRRKNEKNLYDVLLNDYEKGMDTEKLDIFFNELKREIVPFLKRIQEKKRTLKEEDKLNVPVDENIQFKFAKYLADYVGFDFEKGLVETSEHPFTLNLNKNDVRLTTNNKKDMPFSTVFSIIHEAGHGIYEQQTADNLIDTLLGTGGSMGLHESQSRFMENLVGRNEAFWKPLYKKAQEFYPFLKDIAFEEFYKQINKIEPELIRTEADELTYSLHVMVRYEIEKMIFAGEVNIDDLPKIWNQKMVEYLGIEPKNNSEGLMQDVHWYCGLVGYFPSYAIGNAYASQIYNTMKKDFDVDKALENQELNKITDWLGEKIHKYGKLKDTPEIIKEVTGEELNPKYYINYLKEKYSKIYQI comes from the coding sequence ATGAGAAAAAAATTTAGAGAGTTAGTAAAGAAAAAAAATAGGATATTTGCTAATTTAGAACTTTTACAATGGGATTTGGAAACTAAAACTCCTATAAAATCAAGACCTTATTTATCTGAATTAGTTGGAGAACTTAGTATGCAGGAATATAACTTATTTACTTCTGATGAATTTATAAATTTAGTGGAGGCTTTAAATAAGGAAAAAGAAAATTTAACTGAAATTGAAAAAAAAGAAATTGAATTATCTATGGAAGAAATAGAAAAGAAAAAGAAAATTCCAGCAGATGAATATGAAGCTTATGCAAAATTGACAAGTATAAATCAAGGTATTTGGGAAGAAGCTAAGGCTAAAAATGATTTCTCAATAATAAGAGATGGTCTAGAAAAAGTATTTTACTATAATAAAAAGTTTGCAGAATATAGAAGAAAAAATGAAAAAAATCTTTATGATGTGTTATTAAATGATTATGAAAAAGGTATGGATACTGAAAAATTAGATATATTTTTTAATGAATTGAAAAGAGAAATAGTTCCATTTTTAAAGAGGATACAAGAAAAGAAGAGAACATTGAAAGAAGAAGATAAATTAAATGTTCCAGTTGATGAAAATATACAATTTAAGTTTGCAAAATATTTGGCAGATTATGTAGGTTTTGATTTTGAAAAAGGGCTTGTTGAAACAAGTGAACATCCGTTTACTTTGAATTTGAATAAAAATGATGTCAGACTTACAACAAATAATAAAAAAGATATGCCATTTTCAACTGTATTTTCAATAATACATGAAGCAGGACATGGAATCTATGAACAACAAACTGCTGATAACTTAATAGATACTTTACTTGGTACAGGTGGAAGTATGGGACTTCATGAATCACAATCAAGATTTATGGAAAATCTTGTTGGTAGAAATGAAGCATTTTGGAAACCATTATATAAAAAAGCACAAGAATTTTACCCATTTTTAAAAGATATAGCCTTTGAAGAATTCTATAAGCAAATAAATAAAATAGAGCCAGAACTTATAAGAACAGAAGCAGATGAACTAACTTATTCTTTACATGTTATGGTGAGATATGAAATAGAAAAAATGATATTTGCTGGCGAAGTGAATATAGATGATTTACCAAAGATATGGAATCAAAAAATGGTTGAATACTTAGGGATAGAACCTAAAAATAATTCAGAAGGACTTATGCAAGATGTACATTGGTACTGTGGTTTAGTGGGATATTTTCCGTCTTATGCAATAGGTAATGCCTATGCTTCTCAAATATATAATACTATGAAAAAAGATTTTGATGTTGATAAGGCTTTGGAAAATCAAGAATTGAATAAAATAACTGATTGGCTTGGAGAAAAAATTCATAAGTATGGAAAATTAAAAGATACTCCTGAAATAATTAAGGAAGTTACAGGAGAAGAATTGAATCCAAAATATTATATTAACTATTTAAAAGAAAAATATAGTAAAATTTATCAAATATAG
- a CDS encoding apolipoprotein A1/A4/E family protein yields MGVFDDLKGKAEELKDTVAGKAKEFKDEAVAKAGELKDKTAEKAGELKGKAVDKAKELKEGAEEKATELKDKTAEKAGELKDKAVDKAKELKEGAEEKATELKNKTAEKAGELKDKVLDGAENLINKLK; encoded by the coding sequence ATGGGTGTATTTGATGATTTAAAAGGAAAAGCTGAAGAGTTAAAAGATACAGTTGCTGGTAAGGCAAAAGAATTTAAAGATGAAGCTGTTGCAAAGGCAGGGGAATTAAAGGATAAGACAGCTGAAAAAGCTGGAGAATTAAAGGGTAAAGCAGTTGATAAAGCTAAAGAATTAAAAGAAGGTGCTGAAGAAAAAGCAACTGAATTAAAAGACAAGACAGCTGAAAAAGCAGGGGAATTAAAAGATAAAGCAGTTGATAAAGCTAAAGAACTAAAAGAAGGTGCTGAAGAAAAAGCAACTGAATTAAAGAACAAAACAGCTGAAAAAGCAGGAGAATTAAAAGACAAAGTTCTTGATGGAGCAGAAAATCTTATCAATAAATTAAAATAA